The Tigriopus californicus strain San Diego chromosome 5, Tcal_SD_v2.1, whole genome shotgun sequence genome includes a region encoding these proteins:
- the LOC131880260 gene encoding transcription initiation factor TFIID subunit 12-like — MSHPTVSLGLNPSGGPTAVVSAPPIAVNGASIVGLDAGSGASGSSGATTTPSPAGGAPSAQILDKHRLNELVKEVDVHEQLDEDVEDLLLHIADDFIEQTVTASCALARHRKAPAIEVRDVQMVLERNWNMYIPGFGTEDIRQHKRSALNESHKSRMALIRKTMKKY; from the exons ATGTCGCACCCAACCGTTTCTTTGGGTCTGAATCCCAGTGGCGGGCCCACCGCCGTGGTCTCGGCTCCGCCTATCGCCGTCAACGGCGCCTCAATCGTCGGTCTAGACGCGGGCAGTGGGGCTTCGGGTTCCTCAGGGGCCACAACCACGCCATCGCCGGCCGGTGGCGCGCCCTCGGCCCAAATCTTGGACAAGCATCGCCTGAACGAATTGGTCAAGGAGGTGGACGTGCACGAGCAATTGGACGAGGACGTGGAGGACCTGTTGCTGCACATTGCCGATGACTTTATTGAGCAAACCGTGACGGCCTCGTGCGCCTTGGCCCGACACCGAAAGGCCCCAGCCATCGAGGTCCGGGACGTTCAAATGGTCTTGG AGCGAAATTGGAATATGTACATACCTGGGTTTGGAACGGAAGATATCCGACAACACAAGCGTTCGGCGCTCAACGAATCACACAAATCCCGAATGGCGCTCATTCGGAAAACTATGAAAAAATACTGA
- the LOC131880402 gene encoding carbohydrate sulfotransferase 8-like, with the protein MKLSTRLHILLGATILTVIGGLGFLGSRHFTFGQRDALRTILPDNWEKFDRISDPRFRALFLSRKRRLRDTCNQIKAEESTRFSQKFSNLYTWKDSSFLWCPVFKAGTSNWMANFFHLAPLTQEERSSIENAHESMLDRAKAVRFTFSGQLFHQYKKSHPQMDSFIWVRHPFYRLVSAFRDKLERLHGHGLEQDYFYALYGRKIVEEYRDSAISRFGSDAFSHENHFGAPVPFEGQRVPEQPIFWEFVQWLLKMKPIHMDEHWSPIMETCSPCIMNYEMILKLENHDVEEIILEEYLGISARLEPPTRANSYGNNVNLTEDEITRRYLDTLSIADVQKLFALYRHDFEIFDYSFSYRGLDFQPNSNKKKD; encoded by the exons ATGAAACTTTCTACTAGGCTCCACATCCTTCTTGGGGCAACCATTTTGACGGTCATTGGCGGTCTTGGCTTTCTGGGTAGCCGTCATTTCACTTTCGGACAAAGAGATGCCCTTAGGACCATTTTGCCTGACAACTGGGAAAAGTTCGACCGCATTTCGGACCCCCGTTTTCGAGCTCTTTTCTTGAGTCGGAAACGCCGCCTCAGAGACACTTGCAACCAGATCAAGGCCGAGGAGAGCACTCGGTTTTCGCAAAAGTTCAGCAATCTCTACACTTGGAAGGATAGCTCGTTCCTCTGGTGTCCAGTGTTCAAGGCAGGCACATCCAATTGGATGGccaactttttccatttggcTCCATTGACCCAG GAAGAACGTTCATCTATCGAAAATGCTCATGAGAGCATGCTTGACCGCGCCAAGGCTGTCCGTTTCACTTTCAGTGGCCAATTGTTTCATCAATACAAGAAGAGCCATCCCCAAATGGATTCCTTCATATGGGTGAGACATCCATTTTACCGCTTGGTTTCGGCCTTCCGTGACAAATTGGAACGCCTCCATGGCCATGGCTTGGAACAAGACTACTTTTACGCACTCTACGGGCGCAAAATTGTTGAAGAATATCGTGACTCGGCTATTAGTCGATTTGGTTCTGATGCATTTTCACACGAGAACCATTTTGGAGCACCAGTACCTTTTGAGGGACAAAGGGTCCCAGAGCAACCCATTTTTTGGGAGTTTGTTCAATGgctcttgaaaatgaagccaATACATATGGACGAACATTGGTCTCCGATCATGGAAACTTGTTCACCTTGCATCATGAATTATGAGATGATTTTAAAGTTGGAGAACCACGACGTTGAAGAgatcattttggaggaataTCTGGGGATATCGGCCCGATTGGAACCTCCGACAAGGGCTAATTCGTATGGTAATAATGTGAATTTGACCGAGGATGAGATAACTCGCCGTTATTTGGACACACTTTCCATTGCGGACGTTCAAAAGCTGTTTGCCCTTTACcgacatgattttgaaatctttgacTACTCTTTTTCTTACAGAGGACTTGATTTCCAGCCGAATAGtaacaagaaaaaagactAA
- the LOC131880983 gene encoding uncharacterized protein LOC131880983, whose amino-acid sequence MGGTFSDPIPNYLDTEGYVCMVLRSYDKFRIIHAPRDVKEMVLRVIREVSQDNDLVGTDKFGAIQYRLPGSPFTLNTGRESATIGKLFAIRIFEEMNHLGYDLVCSSDLSRAYDQSSWFFKKVIPERSRQPVLCVAPGSTDKLVIVRGCDYVIEAIKKAIELTWPPGLQTEKVEECYGEKYYEFKLRGNPWYGQGDESTACRQLLLNIIGALGQVKWRLLGATNLKGGTDSLFFVYDDNHYLCSEELAMLSLNRNDRIRLINFNPELTNMARDVILRFYQTKEPEHRDYYGASELKLKGYPFASSGSDAILTRQLICRLLEAFRNRGWEVLATIDISRKVTDKSVFLMRKCESAKVKIGCVSLSDVDRIRLCNLPNQVVKAFRDAIAKSYLPGIGFEEARDGSCYEMDLQGMPWTQNSSYNVHARSMLTFLLKEAFNYGWSLTCSADVSAKYVHTENGPDYPIDVHSWFLTFQGMPKGVSLPETSSAPVSYAELRVSDLEAPPPPPTYEEARLNSA is encoded by the exons ATGGGAGGGACTTTTTCCGACCCGATTCCAAACTACTTGGACACCGAAGGCTATGTGTGCATGGTATTGAGGAGCTACGACAAATTCCGTATAATCCATGCCCCAAGGGACGTCAAAGAAATGGTTTTACGCGTGATTCG CGAAGTGTCCCAAGACAATGACTTGGTCGGGACGGACAAGTTCGGAGCCATCCAGTATCGCCTGCCGGGATCGCCATTCACACTGAATACGGGGCGAGAAAGTGCCACTATTGGGAAACTGTTCGCGATTAGGATCTTTGAAGAGATGAACCATCTCGGATACGACCTGGTGTGCTCGTCGGATCTGTCCCGAGCCTACGATCAAAGCTCCTGGTTCTTCAAGAAAGTGATCCCAGAACGGAGCAGACAGCCTGTGCTTTGCGTAGCTCCGGGCAGCACGGACAAATTGGTGATCGTTCGGGGATGTGACTATGTGATCGAGGCCATCAAGAAGGCCATTGAGCTGACCTGGCCTCCGGGCTTGCAGACCGAAAAAGTGGAAGAGTGCTACGGTGAAAAGTACTATGAGTTCAAACTTCGAGGCAATCCCTGGTACGGACAAGGGGACGAATCTACGGCTTGCCGGCAACTTCTTCTCAACATCATTGGGGCATTAGGTCAAGTCAAATGGAGGCTCTTGGGGGCCACCAATCTTAAAGGAGGGACAGATTCATTATTCTTTGTTTATGACGACAATCATTACCTTTGTTCTGAGGAACTGGCCATGCTCAGTCTGAACCGAAACGACCGCATCCGCCTGATCAACTTCAATCCCGAGCTGACCAACATGGCCCGGGACGTTATCCTGCGGTTTTACCAGACTAAAGAACCCGAACACCGAGATTACTATGGGGCGTCCGAACTGAAACTGAAAGGCTACCCGTTTGCATCCAGTGGATCGGACGCCATTTTGACGCGACAGCTGATTTGCCGCCTGCTGGAAGCTTTTAGAAATCGGGGCTGGGAGGTACTGGCCACCATCGATATCTCCCGAAAAGTCACGGATAAGAGCGTGTTCCTGATGCGGAAATGCGAATCGGCTAAGGTGAAGATCGGATGCGTCTCTCTGAGTGATGTGGATCGAATTCGACTCTGCAACCTCCCCAATCAAGTGGTCAAGGCATTCAGGGATGCCATCGCCAAGAGCTATCTCCCGGGTATTGGCTTTGAAGAGGCTCGAGATGGGTCTTGTTATGAGATGGATCTCCAAGGCATGCCCTGGACCCAAAACTCCTCGTATAATGTTCATGCCCGGTCCATGTTGACGTTTTTGCTGAAAGAGGCCTTCAATTATGGATGGAGTCTCACTTGCTCAGCGGACGTGTCAGCCAAATATGTGCATACGGAAAACGGACCAGATTATCCCATTGATGTCCACAGCTGGTTCTTGACTTTTCAAGGCATGCCCAAGGGCGTGAGCCTCCCTGAAACAAGCTCGGCTCCCGTTTCGTATGCTGAGCTGCGAGTTTCCGACCTCGAGGCCCCACCACCGCCTCCGACTTATGAAGAAGCCAGACTCAATTCCGCTTGA